The following are from one region of the Lacinutrix sp. Bg11-31 genome:
- a CDS encoding serine hydrolase, translating into MKTLKTTIIVCFFAIMANAQITTKDIDNIVEEEMILQNLPGLAIGVFREGVINYTKGYGFKDVDSKIPISDTTVFNWASISKTLTAVAAFQIFESRNDIDINDAVIAHYPYWTANIDGEEVSDKENKEKITLKQLLTHRSGINHYRKGASYNKENYLTNSNSFNANSSVDVFRNMTLDFEPGDRYKYSSYGYSLLGAVIDEKTGSYTRWINTNIKNVLDMPSLEVSNDSMVGFQKPIDGAIKLKVDGSKEYVLPGGGWKSNIRDLLRFSRGIIEGELLENTDSLWRDDGNRKADGSPVKTRRGVLSEGSGLRHRIYHGGAHSNLRSFMYIKPNDSIAIVVLIPANYAKRENLVYKILNKMNNVQPGYRTQKTPINKCGTGMKSSNKNFVGVWRKTGEDVIIRRGYATNNFNTEWQFLSSKGYYLENFEFSNNLWNGVFKKGAGKYAMWRNYNQDQFNKKWKEMNKKGYRLYDLETYTINGKRKWAGLFKKGSGKYVMYRNYSTSKFGTKREKLAKSGYKLIDIEVYNSNNGLKWSGVWIAGEDGKLNRNFDEAAFITLVNKRDREGYNLIDVETYKVNGNRKWTGIWEKSNKAQRILFGSNYCDFMGIHDVNKDEFELIDINSY; encoded by the coding sequence CCATAATAGTATGCTTTTTTGCCATCATGGCAAATGCGCAAATAACTACAAAGGATATAGATAATATTGTAGAAGAAGAAATGATACTACAAAATCTACCAGGATTAGCAATAGGCGTATTTAGGGAAGGAGTAATAAATTACACCAAAGGCTATGGGTTTAAGGATGTCGATAGTAAAATTCCTATTAGTGATACTACGGTTTTTAATTGGGCATCTATATCTAAAACATTAACAGCAGTTGCTGCGTTTCAGATTTTTGAAAGTAGAAATGATATTGATATAAACGATGCAGTTATCGCGCATTACCCATATTGGACTGCTAATATTGATGGTGAAGAAGTATCTGACAAAGAAAATAAAGAAAAAATCACACTAAAGCAGCTATTAACGCATAGAAGTGGTATTAATCATTATAGAAAAGGAGCTAGCTATAATAAAGAAAATTATTTAACAAATAGTAATAGTTTTAACGCAAATTCTTCTGTTGATGTTTTTAGAAATATGACATTAGATTTTGAGCCTGGAGACAGATATAAATATTCTTCGTATGGTTATAGTTTATTAGGAGCCGTTATAGATGAAAAAACAGGAAGCTATACAAGGTGGATAAATACTAATATTAAAAACGTATTAGATATGCCAAGTTTAGAAGTTTCTAATGATAGTATGGTTGGGTTTCAGAAACCTATAGATGGTGCTATTAAATTAAAAGTAGATGGAAGTAAAGAATATGTTCTGCCTGGTGGTGGTTGGAAATCAAATATAAGAGATCTTCTTAGGTTTTCAAGAGGTATTATAGAAGGTGAACTATTAGAAAATACAGACAGCCTATGGAGAGATGATGGTAATAGAAAGGCAGATGGGAGTCCAGTTAAAACAAGAAGAGGTGTTTTAAGTGAAGGTAGCGGGCTTAGACATAGAATATATCATGGAGGAGCACATAGCAATTTAAGATCTTTTATGTACATAAAGCCAAATGATAGTATTGCGATTGTTGTATTGATTCCAGCAAATTATGCTAAAAGAGAAAACCTTGTCTATAAAATTTTAAATAAAATGAATAATGTCCAACCTGGATATAGAACCCAAAAAACACCAATAAATAAATGTGGTACAGGAATGAAAAGTTCAAATAAAAATTTTGTTGGCGTGTGGAGAAAAACTGGAGAAGATGTAATTATTAGACGTGGTTACGCAACCAATAATTTTAATACAGAATGGCAATTTTTATCATCGAAAGGATATTACTTAGAAAATTTTGAATTTTCAAACAATTTATGGAATGGTGTTTTTAAAAAAGGAGCAGGAAAATATGCAATGTGGAGAAATTATAATCAAGACCAGTTTAATAAGAAATGGAAAGAGATGAATAAAAAAGGTTACCGTCTTTATGATTTAGAAACATACACTATAAATGGCAAACGAAAATGGGCAGGATTATTTAAAAAGGGCTCAGGAAAATATGTAATGTATAGAAACTATTCAACTTCAAAATTTGGAACAAAGCGAGAGAAATTAGCAAAATCTGGGTATAAGTTAATTGATATTGAGGTTTATAATTCAAATAATGGCTTAAAGTGGTCTGGTGTATGGATAGCAGGAGAGGATGGGAAATTAAATAGAAATTTTGATGAAGCAGCGTTTATAACTTTAGTAAACAAAAGAGATAGGGAAGGTTATAATTTAATAGATGTTGAAACATATAAAGTAAATGGTAATAGAAAATGGACAGGGATTTGGGAGAAAAGCAACAAAGCACAGCGTATTTTATTTGGATCAAATTATTGCGATTTTATGGGAATACATGATGTAAATAAAGATGAGTTTGAATTAATAGATATAAATAGCTATTAA
- the trxB gene encoding thioredoxin-disulfide reductase — MSDTIEKVKCLIIGSGPAGYTAAIYAARANMKPVLYQGTQPGGQLTTTNEVENFPGYPEGITGPAMMMELQAQAERFETDVRDGWITKVDFSGDVHKVWVNEEKEIHAETVIISTGASAKYLGLDSEQKYLKLGGGVSACAVCDGFFYRNHEVVLVGAGDSACEEAHYLSKLCKKVTMLVRRDEFRASKIMAARVKNTENIEILFNTETEEVLGDGQVVTGVRVKNNKTNEAHDIPATGFFVAIGHKPNTDIFKGFLDLDETGYIINAKPGTSKTNVDGVFVSGDAADHVYRQAITAAGTGCMAALDAERYLAAKDSTFEVSTSNYN, encoded by the coding sequence ATGTCTGATACAATAGAAAAAGTAAAATGCCTAATAATAGGATCTGGACCAGCAGGATATACTGCTGCCATTTATGCTGCCAGAGCGAACATGAAACCTGTTTTGTACCAAGGAACACAACCTGGAGGACAGTTAACGACAACTAACGAAGTAGAAAATTTCCCTGGTTATCCAGAAGGAATTACTGGACCTGCAATGATGATGGAACTTCAAGCGCAAGCTGAACGTTTTGAAACTGATGTAAGAGACGGCTGGATTACTAAAGTAGATTTCTCTGGAGATGTACATAAAGTTTGGGTAAACGAGGAGAAAGAAATTCACGCAGAGACTGTAATTATATCTACAGGAGCAAGTGCTAAATATTTAGGTTTAGACTCTGAGCAAAAATATTTAAAACTTGGTGGAGGTGTTTCTGCATGTGCAGTTTGCGATGGTTTCTTTTATAGAAACCACGAGGTTGTTTTAGTTGGAGCAGGAGATAGTGCTTGTGAAGAAGCACATTATTTATCTAAGCTTTGTAAAAAAGTAACAATGTTAGTAAGACGTGATGAGTTTAGAGCGTCTAAAATTATGGCTGCAAGAGTAAAAAACACAGAGAATATAGAGATACTATTTAACACAGAAACTGAAGAAGTTTTAGGTGATGGGCAAGTAGTAACAGGTGTTCGAGTAAAAAATAATAAAACAAACGAAGCGCATGATATTCCTGCAACAGGATTTTTTGTAGCTATTGGTCACAAACCAAATACAGATATCTTTAAAGGCTTTTTAGATCTTGATGAAACAGGATATATAATTAACGCTAAACCAGGAACATCTAAAACTAATGTAGATGGTGTTTTTGTTAGTGGTGATGCAGCAGATCATGTGTACAGACAAGCAATTACAGCAGCTGGAACAGGTTGTATGGCAGCTTTAGATGCAGAACGTTATTTAGCAGCTAAAGACTCTACTTTCGAGGTTAGTACTTCTAATTATAACTAG
- a CDS encoding GIN domain-containing protein: MKTKIHLLILTCFITLSGFSQSTEKIKGNRNVTTQTTEIDQFNRLVIGDNFKINIKQGKTPSIQVDTDDNLHEVIVFNVQEGSLSFKTNKKITSSKKMEITVIFKDSLNIIELKEDAELTGKSTIKAQNLILRTKESTKAFLTIEADTLKYIGAGKTKVELNVTAKSTTLDLSDNTSIEALINSEIIAIDMLQRASARLEGDANELIVNTDNSSTLKAEKLTVKTCHLITEGRADTHIEAASNFIIEASGTTETYIYGSPKIELKKFEDEAVLRKK, from the coding sequence ATGAAAACTAAAATACACCTCCTTATTCTTACTTGCTTTATTACTCTTTCTGGATTTTCTCAAAGCACAGAAAAAATAAAAGGCAATAGAAACGTTACGACTCAAACTACAGAAATTGATCAATTTAACAGATTGGTAATTGGTGACAATTTTAAAATTAACATAAAACAAGGAAAAACACCCTCTATACAAGTAGATACAGACGATAATTTACATGAAGTAATAGTCTTTAATGTACAAGAAGGTAGTTTAAGTTTTAAAACGAACAAGAAAATTACTTCTAGTAAGAAAATGGAAATTACTGTAATATTTAAAGATTCTTTAAATATTATAGAATTAAAAGAAGATGCCGAGTTAACAGGAAAAAGCACAATTAAAGCGCAAAATCTAATACTAAGAACAAAAGAATCTACCAAAGCCTTTTTAACTATTGAAGCAGATACTCTAAAATATATTGGAGCAGGAAAAACTAAAGTCGAATTAAATGTAACTGCAAAATCTACAACTTTAGATTTAAGTGATAATACTTCTATTGAAGCTTTAATAAACTCTGAAATTATTGCTATAGACATGCTACAACGTGCCAGCGCAAGACTAGAAGGAGATGCTAACGAATTAATAGTAAATACAGATAATTCCTCTACTTTGAAAGCTGAAAAACTTACCGTAAAAACGTGTCATTTAATTACTGAAGGAAGAGCAGATACACATATTGAAGCCGCTTCAAATTTTATTATTGAAGCTTCTGGAACTACGGAAACTTATATTTATGGTAGCCCAAAAATTGAATTGAAAAAATTTGAAGATGAAGCTGTTTTGAGAAAGAAGTAG
- a CDS encoding PspC domain-containing protein, with product MNKTVNINLAGIFFHIDEDAYLKLQRYLEAIKRSFTDSQGRSEIIADIESRIAELFSERILNEKQVIGNKQVDEVITIMGQPEDYLVDDEIFEDEPQQKAYSKGRSKKLFRDTESSYVGGVSSGLAHYFSIDALWIRIIWLVLVIGGFGTGILIYILLWILVPEAKTTSEKILMTGENVTISNIEKKIRDGFGTVSESVGHNLQTAGDKLKEGFENASDNISNSVKNIDVNKSTNRIKSSSQTFFDTIADIFMFFIKIFSKFIGLILMFTGAVGVIATTVVFISSMFMGRIGQIHLGNSDFTYLAEASNTPLWFVFLVIYFLFVIPLLLLFYLGLKILVNNLRSIGNVAKFTMLGLWLLSLIGICIIGAKQGLSYSEKAPSITTEKLESITKQDTLFLSMRGNESYADGFYKNFHDFDTAFNDKGDKITFSRGVQFRIRSTRDSVAKIKVVKLSRNSSFESAKKLANNISYDYELIGNELLLDNHFVIPNNDIKRNQEVELTIYLPIGMTLFAEENTHRFHSRNCLLSTTKEGHFLTVKNGKLLCNDCDEDDNDDDDFEIDLNINKDGAKLKINSEGIEASTNVNSIQINEDGVKSKTNNVEVNIDEDGIKITSDKNKE from the coding sequence ATGAATAAGACAGTCAACATAAATTTAGCAGGTATATTTTTTCATATAGATGAAGATGCGTACTTAAAATTACAGCGCTATCTTGAGGCTATAAAACGTTCATTTACAGATTCTCAAGGACGATCGGAAATAATTGCAGATATCGAATCTCGTATTGCAGAATTATTTTCGGAACGTATATTAAACGAAAAACAAGTTATTGGAAACAAACAAGTTGACGAGGTTATTACCATTATGGGACAACCCGAAGACTACCTTGTTGATGACGAAATATTTGAAGATGAACCGCAACAAAAAGCATATTCTAAAGGTAGATCTAAAAAATTATTTAGAGACACAGAATCCTCTTATGTTGGTGGTGTTTCTTCTGGATTAGCACATTACTTTAGTATAGATGCTTTATGGATTAGAATTATATGGCTAGTATTAGTTATAGGCGGTTTTGGTACAGGAATACTAATTTACATCCTCCTTTGGATATTGGTTCCTGAAGCTAAAACAACTTCAGAGAAAATATTAATGACTGGAGAAAACGTCACGATCTCTAACATAGAAAAAAAAATTCGTGACGGCTTTGGAACAGTTTCAGAAAGTGTAGGACACAATTTGCAAACTGCAGGCGATAAACTTAAAGAAGGTTTTGAAAATGCAAGCGATAATATATCTAATTCTGTAAAAAACATAGATGTTAATAAGTCTACTAACAGAATAAAATCTAGCTCACAGACGTTTTTCGATACTATTGCAGATATTTTTATGTTCTTTATAAAAATCTTTTCTAAGTTTATAGGTCTTATATTAATGTTTACTGGTGCAGTTGGTGTAATAGCAACTACTGTCGTTTTTATTTCTTCAATGTTTATGGGACGCATAGGTCAAATACATCTTGGAAATTCTGACTTTACGTATTTAGCAGAAGCATCAAACACGCCTTTATGGTTTGTGTTTTTAGTAATCTACTTTTTATTTGTAATTCCATTATTATTACTTTTCTATTTAGGTCTTAAAATTTTAGTAAATAATCTAAGATCTATAGGTAATGTCGCTAAGTTCACTATGCTAGGTCTTTGGTTGTTATCATTAATTGGCATATGCATTATTGGAGCAAAGCAAGGCTTATCTTATAGCGAAAAAGCACCTTCAATTACAACCGAAAAATTAGAGAGCATTACAAAACAGGATACTTTATTCTTATCTATGAGAGGTAATGAAAGTTATGCTGATGGGTTTTATAAAAACTTTCATGATTTTGATACTGCTTTTAACGATAAAGGTGATAAGATCACTTTTTCAAGAGGTGTTCAATTTAGAATTCGCTCTACAAGAGATAGTGTCGCAAAAATTAAAGTTGTAAAATTATCTAGAAATTCATCTTTTGAATCAGCCAAAAAATTAGCAAATAATATTAGTTATGATTATGAATTAATTGGAAATGAATTACTACTAGATAATCATTTCGTAATTCCAAATAATGATATTAAGAGAAATCAAGAGGTAGAATTAACTATTTATTTACCAATTGGAATGACACTTTTTGCTGAAGAAAACACACATAGATTCCACAGCCGTAATTGTTTATTATCTACAACCAAAGAAGGTCATTTTCTAACCGTTAAAAATGGAAAACTATTATGTAACGATTGTGACGAAGACGACAACGACGACGATGATTTTGAAATCGATTTAAACATTAATAAAGATGGTGCAAAGCTTAAAATAAATTCTGAAGGTATTGAAGCTTCAACAAATGTTAATTCTATACAAATTAACGAAGATGGTGTAAAAAGCAAAACCAATAACGTTGAAGTAAATATTGACGAAGATGGTATTAAAATAACTTCGGATAAAAATAAAGAATAA
- a CDS encoding PadR family transcriptional regulator, translated as MKIENTKAQMRKGVLEYCILSVLKDKDAYVAEILGTLKDAKLLVVEGTIYPLLTRLKNAGLLNYRWEESTSGPPRKYYGLTETGQLFLKELTTTWDELQTAVNIVTPSKNNTNE; from the coding sequence ATGAAGATAGAAAACACAAAAGCACAAATGCGTAAAGGTGTTTTAGAGTATTGCATATTATCTGTCTTAAAAGACAAAGATGCTTACGTCGCCGAAATTTTAGGCACACTAAAAGACGCTAAGTTGCTAGTAGTAGAAGGTACAATTTACCCACTACTTACACGACTTAAAAACGCAGGACTTCTTAATTATCGTTGGGAAGAAAGCACCTCTGGACCACCAAGAAAATATTATGGATTAACAGAAACAGGACAATTGTTTTTAAAAGAATTAACCACTACTTGGGACGAATTGCAAACAGCAGTTAACATTGTAACACCATCAAAAAACAACACTAATGAATAA
- a CDS encoding DUF4870 domain-containing protein, with protein sequence MQEKNHTNIATFIHLSTFSRFLIPFGNFLGPLVLWIINKDKSEFIDENGKQALNFQISILIYSLIIGLITIPFFAFSIFNGFDFMNFDLFEGIHFNLSKPSPLFYIGGSLGFLAVIGFILEIVFIIKASIRARDGVIFEYPLSIKFLK encoded by the coding sequence ATGCAAGAAAAAAACCACACCAATATTGCCACTTTTATTCATCTTTCTACCTTTTCAAGGTTTCTTATTCCTTTTGGAAATTTTTTAGGACCATTAGTATTGTGGATAATAAACAAAGACAAATCTGAATTTATAGATGAGAATGGAAAGCAAGCCTTAAATTTTCAAATAAGCATATTAATTTATTCTTTAATTATTGGCTTAATAACCATTCCGTTCTTTGCCTTCAGTATTTTTAATGGATTCGATTTTATGAATTTCGATCTTTTCGAAGGCATTCATTTTAATTTAAGCAAACCTTCTCCTCTATTTTACATTGGAGGTTCTTTAGGTTTCTTGGCTGTAATAGGCTTTATACTTGAAATCGTTTTTATAATAAAAGCAAGCATAAGAGCTAGAGATGGAGTCATTTTCGAATACCCATTAAGTATTAAATTTTTAAAATAA
- a CDS encoding DUF4442 domain-containing protein, whose product MKLTPSKINTFNFFKLPAVFLTGVRVKTIDDNSCTVKVKHRWINQNPFKSMFWAVQGMAAELTTGALVLMKIRASGKKVSMLVSNNNASFTKKATGRITFSCNDGHLIDEALRKTIATGDGQTFWMQSIGTNKEGIVVSTFNFEWSVRVKK is encoded by the coding sequence ATGAAGCTTACACCAAGTAAAATAAACACTTTCAACTTTTTTAAACTACCTGCAGTATTCTTAACAGGTGTTCGCGTAAAAACTATAGACGATAACTCTTGTACTGTAAAAGTAAAACACCGTTGGATTAATCAAAACCCATTTAAATCCATGTTTTGGGCAGTTCAAGGTATGGCTGCAGAGTTAACAACTGGTGCTTTAGTGCTTATGAAAATTAGAGCTTCTGGAAAAAAAGTATCGATGTTAGTGTCTAATAATAATGCAAGCTTTACTAAAAAAGCAACAGGAAGAATTACTTTTTCTTGTAACGATGGACATTTAATAGATGAAGCTTTAAGAAAAACGATAGCAACTGGTGATGGTCAAACCTTTTGGATGCAATCTATAGGTACAAATAAAGAAGGAATAGTAGTATCTACTTTTAATTTTGAATGGTCAGTTAGAGTGAAAAAATAA